From Pseudobacteroides sp., one genomic window encodes:
- a CDS encoding DUF4190 domain-containing protein has protein sequence MKICPKCNYSNQDFDNVCVSCGTQLDNYNQYNSFAPPPMPVATNGFSIASMVLGIASVVLGCCYGIGIIPGILGVIFGFMAKKKIDNSQGREKGSGFAIAGIITGFVGILLGVLILILIVYNLQGFDWNTYFQKMNELNNDNNSF, from the coding sequence ATGAAAATCTGTCCAAAATGCAACTATTCAAATCAGGATTTTGATAATGTATGTGTAAGCTGCGGTACTCAGTTGGATAATTATAATCAATACAACAGTTTTGCACCGCCGCCTATGCCAGTTGCAACCAACGGTTTTTCAATTGCATCAATGGTTTTAGGTATAGCATCAGTTGTTTTGGGGTGCTGCTATGGGATAGGTATTATTCCTGGTATACTAGGGGTAATATTCGGGTTCATGGCGAAGAAAAAGATAGATAACTCACAAGGAAGAGAAAAAGGAAGCGGTTTTGCCATTGCAGGGATTATTACTGGCTTTGTAGGAATTTTATTAGGAGTACTAATTCTAATTCTTATAGTATATAATTTGCAAGGATTTGACTGGAATACTTACTTTCAGAAAATGAACGAGTTAAACAATGATAACAATAGCTTTTAG
- a CDS encoding SprT family zinc-dependent metalloprotease, with translation MENTKEYTLKIGESFIPYKIKDSNKAKNIRLVIDNNGLYIVRPLKVKICDVERVLKEKSGWISKHYMELLQKKQNMPERKWETGETLLYLGNNYKINIVGHKKSIASVSFEGDAFCVLMDEKVSGEERQILVEGVFRKWYRKAAAAILNERLDHFCSITGLKFKAIRLKEQKTRWGSCSREGNLNFNWQLIMAPLWVVDYVVLHEVCHLRHLNHSKDFWSLVAYYLPEYKKAQQWLKIHGATLSFKKSFDV, from the coding sequence ATGGAAAACACAAAAGAATATACTCTTAAAATTGGAGAGTCTTTTATCCCATATAAAATTAAAGACAGTAATAAAGCCAAGAACATAAGGCTTGTGATAGATAACAACGGGCTTTATATAGTTAGGCCTCTGAAGGTTAAAATTTGTGATGTTGAACGAGTATTAAAGGAGAAAAGCGGCTGGATTTCCAAGCATTATATGGAACTGCTTCAGAAAAAGCAGAATATGCCGGAAAGAAAATGGGAAACAGGCGAGACTTTGCTGTATTTGGGTAATAATTATAAAATAAATATAGTTGGACACAAAAAGAGCATCGCATCAGTAAGCTTTGAGGGCGATGCTTTTTGTGTGCTTATGGATGAGAAAGTTTCGGGGGAGGAAAGACAGATACTTGTAGAAGGCGTATTTAGAAAGTGGTATAGGAAAGCTGCTGCAGCTATACTAAATGAACGGCTTGACCATTTTTGCAGCATTACAGGGCTGAAGTTTAAGGCTATTCGGCTTAAAGAACAAAAAACTAGGTGGGGCAGTTGTTCTAGAGAAGGCAACCTGAATTTTAACTGGCAACTTATTATGGCACCACTTTGGGTTGTTGATTACGTGGTTCTTCATGAAGTATGTCATTTAAGGCACCTCAATCACTCAAAAGACTTCTGGAGCCTGGTAGCCTATTATTTGCCTGAATATAAAAAGGCACAGCAATGGCTAAAAATTCATGGAGCAACGTTATCCTTCAAAAAATCTTTTGATGTATAA
- a CDS encoding cation diffusion facilitator family transporter, which yields MDDLGIKTRVAILSVVSNSFLILLKVIAGILSGSVSIISEAIHSGMDLVAALIAFFSVKISAKPADKDHPYGHGKVENVSGVIEGLLILVAAVIIIWEAIKKIIRPTHIGETNIALLVMFISATVNFFVSRKLYRVAKQVDSVALEADALHLKTDVYTSLGVGIGMLLIKFTGISILDPIVAILVALLILKESISLIWNAYCPLLDTKLSDGDEEKIKSVINRYKNEIIDFHELRTRKSGSIKYIDFHMTVNKDISVEQSHKLSDSIESDLEEVLKNTNVSIHIEPGI from the coding sequence ATGGATGATTTAGGTATTAAAACAAGGGTTGCCATTTTATCGGTTGTTTCTAATTCGTTTTTAATTTTATTAAAGGTAATCGCAGGTATTTTAAGCGGTTCGGTCAGTATAATTTCCGAGGCTATTCATTCAGGAATGGATTTGGTTGCGGCATTAATTGCATTTTTTTCGGTAAAAATATCTGCAAAGCCTGCAGATAAAGACCATCCTTACGGACATGGAAAAGTTGAAAATGTTTCTGGAGTTATTGAAGGTCTTTTGATTTTAGTGGCAGCTGTAATTATAATCTGGGAAGCTATAAAAAAGATTATACGACCTACACACATTGGTGAAACCAACATAGCTCTTTTGGTCATGTTTATATCAGCGACAGTGAACTTTTTTGTATCTAGAAAGCTTTACAGGGTGGCAAAACAGGTTGACTCAGTAGCACTAGAGGCTGACGCTCTTCATCTTAAGACTGATGTGTATACCTCTCTAGGGGTTGGTATAGGCATGTTGCTAATAAAGTTTACTGGTATTTCCATACTTGATCCCATTGTAGCAATATTAGTTGCATTGTTGATTTTAAAAGAGTCAATTTCACTTATATGGAATGCGTATTGCCCCTTATTGGATACAAAGCTATCCGATGGCGATGAAGAAAAAATAAAGAGCGTCATAAACCGATATAAAAATGAGATTATTGATTTTCATGAGTTAAGGACCAGAAAATCAGGAAGCATCAAATACATAGACTTTCACATGACCGTAAACAAAGATATTTCGGTTGAGCAATCCCATAAACTTAGTGACAGCATAGAAAGTGACTTGGAAGAGGTATTAAAAAATACAAACGTGAGTATACATATAGAGCCTGGCATTTAG
- a CDS encoding lysophospholipid acyltransferase family protein: MIRALIVLLYFIGYLLYSLTFWVRLAILNKRGLEKEANEFINYRAALWARHVIWVTGSKVTVFGQENIPKDKGVVFIANHQSYLDIPVMIGFIEKPKGFIAKIELLKIPILNMWIRQLGGVFIVRNDPKQSLKAINQGAEQVKKGKSMVIFPEGTRSSDGTLGQFKPGSLKLAVKSGAPIVPVVIKGTINILSKKKFAIKPSNVEIFILPPILQDEVAKKDTNDLTEKIRSAIMEKLK, encoded by the coding sequence ATGATTAGAGCTTTAATTGTTCTGCTTTATTTTATAGGCTATCTTTTGTATTCCCTTACATTTTGGGTTAGGCTTGCCATATTAAATAAAAGGGGATTGGAAAAGGAAGCAAACGAATTTATTAATTATCGTGCAGCTTTGTGGGCACGTCATGTGATTTGGGTTACCGGCTCTAAGGTGACTGTTTTTGGGCAGGAGAATATCCCGAAGGATAAAGGTGTTGTGTTTATAGCAAACCACCAGAGTTATTTGGATATTCCCGTAATGATAGGTTTTATAGAGAAGCCAAAAGGATTTATTGCAAAGATTGAGCTGTTAAAAATACCTATTTTAAATATGTGGATAAGGCAATTAGGCGGGGTATTTATAGTTAGAAATGACCCCAAACAGTCACTAAAAGCTATTAATCAAGGGGCAGAGCAGGTTAAAAAAGGTAAATCCATGGTTATATTTCCGGAAGGAACCAGGAGCTCTGACGGTACATTGGGTCAGTTTAAGCCCGGAAGCTTAAAGCTTGCTGTAAAATCCGGTGCACCTATTGTGCCTGTTGTTATAAAAGGTACCATTAATATACTGTCTAAAAAGAAGTTTGCTATAAAGCCTTCCAATGTAGAAATATTTATTCTTCCGCCTATTTTACAGGACGAAGTGGCAAAGAAGGATACGAATGATCTTACAGAAAAGATAAGAAGTGCAATTATGGAGAAGTTGAAATAA
- a CDS encoding MutS-related protein: MKTPYNSYTKRKNKYSKLIKSQTKTINMVSNLRLGVFIAGVAVGVVLYLAKLYILLIATIIAFVAAFVYLVIKHEKLIGIKNFLDFLLDINVNSIKRLEGKWSEFKDKGEEYSDAGHRYFQDLDIFGDRSLFQWINSSKTYYGRRYFRDILGNTPKSIEEIVERQQAVAELSMKLGWRQRFQAEAMRVPGRTIDPEELIKWALVHETFYLKKWISTSVKVLPVFTGIFILLAINTQFLTFHIPLLLLLLQAALLRINRKRRSEIFGLAEKYSKDIKVYYNALKHFEKHNFKSGYIKAVKGQMVNNEGLKAFKQLDRLSKIIDNISARHSAFFELLNILTLWDYQCMVAIEKWKQSSGKYLLSWLQALGKVEALCGLAIISFDNPHWPMPDIKESRPFIEAKGLGHPLLGENGVSNDLKIKNPVKVLLITGSNMSGKSTLLRTVGINLVLAYAGAPVCAESFSVSIADIYTCMRVSDDLGKSISSFYAELLRIKEIVNGAESGRKVFFLLDEIFKGTNSRDRHMGARVLIKRLCQLNCSGLVSTHDLELSDLEKEGLEVKNYHFEEYYKDNRINFDYKLKNGVSTTRNAVYLMRLAGIDIHE; this comes from the coding sequence ATGAAAACACCTTATAATTCATACACAAAGAGGAAAAATAAGTACAGCAAGCTAATAAAGAGCCAGACAAAGACTATAAATATGGTAAGTAACTTAAGGCTGGGAGTTTTTATAGCCGGAGTTGCAGTAGGGGTAGTGTTATACCTTGCTAAGCTTTATATATTGCTTATTGCTACTATAATTGCATTTGTTGCTGCTTTTGTATACCTTGTTATTAAACATGAGAAGCTTATAGGAATAAAAAATTTTCTTGATTTTTTATTAGATATAAATGTTAACTCCATAAAAAGACTTGAAGGTAAATGGAGTGAATTTAAGGATAAGGGCGAGGAATATTCGGATGCAGGGCACAGATACTTTCAAGACCTGGATATATTCGGCGATAGATCTTTGTTCCAGTGGATAAACTCCTCAAAAACCTATTATGGCAGAAGGTATTTCAGAGATATACTGGGAAATACACCTAAGAGCATTGAAGAAATAGTTGAAAGGCAGCAGGCTGTTGCGGAATTGTCAATGAAGCTTGGCTGGAGGCAAAGATTCCAAGCTGAAGCCATGAGGGTGCCAGGGAGGACTATAGACCCTGAAGAGCTTATAAAATGGGCCTTGGTTCATGAAACTTTTTATCTTAAGAAGTGGATTTCCACATCCGTCAAAGTTTTACCTGTGTTTACAGGGATTTTTATTCTACTTGCTATAAACACACAGTTTTTAACTTTTCATATCCCGTTGCTTTTGCTGTTATTGCAAGCTGCATTATTGCGAATCAACAGAAAACGAAGGAGTGAGATCTTTGGACTGGCGGAGAAATATAGTAAGGATATAAAAGTCTATTATAATGCCCTAAAGCACTTTGAAAAGCATAATTTTAAATCTGGATATATCAAGGCTGTTAAGGGTCAAATGGTAAATAATGAAGGCCTTAAAGCATTTAAACAGCTGGATAGACTGTCAAAAATAATTGATAACATATCAGCACGACATAGTGCATTTTTTGAATTGCTGAATATTCTTACTCTTTGGGACTACCAATGTATGGTAGCTATTGAGAAATGGAAACAAAGTTCGGGGAAATATCTTTTGTCCTGGCTTCAAGCATTGGGTAAGGTTGAGGCTTTATGCGGCCTGGCCATAATCAGTTTTGATAATCCTCACTGGCCCATGCCTGATATTAAGGAATCAAGGCCTTTTATTGAAGCAAAAGGGCTAGGTCATCCTTTGCTTGGGGAAAATGGAGTTAGCAATGACCTCAAAATCAAAAATCCCGTAAAGGTGCTTCTTATTACAGGTTCAAATATGTCTGGAAAGAGTACACTGCTGCGTACTGTAGGGATTAACCTAGTTTTGGCTTATGCAGGTGCCCCTGTTTGTGCCGAAAGCTTTTCAGTATCTATTGCTGATATCTATACCTGTATGAGAGTCAGTGATGATCTGGGAAAGAGCATATCATCGTTTTATGCTGAGCTTTTAAGGATTAAGGAAATAGTAAATGGAGCAGAGAGCGGAAGGAAAGTTTTCTTCCTGCTGGATGAGATATTTAAGGGTACTAATTCAAGAGACAGGCATATGGGGGCACGCGTTCTAATTAAAAGGCTTTGCCAGCTAAACTGCTCAGGTCTTGTATCCACACATGATCTTGAGCTTAGTGACCTTGAGAAGGAAGGGCTTGAAGTTAAAAATTACCATTTTGAAGAATACTATAAGGACAACAGGATAAACTTTGATTACAAATTAAAAAATGGGGTATCAACTACGAGAAATGCGGTTTACCTCATGCGGTTAGCAGGTATAGATATTCACGAATAA
- a CDS encoding putative glycoside hydrolase, whose protein sequence is MKKILSKKNLLVASTVIASLLLSSCGSTSGTPEKEADKMPGSIIAGSKPSGTQIQTNIPQPTPTPVPEKKTVKAKGLYLTASSAGGRLKHYIELANTTEINSYVIDYKNDEGIVSVNSSVPAAKEVKAIQPIYDAEKVTKELRDNNIYSIARIVCFKDPFFSKGKPQAAIKNKSGDLFIHNGVTWVNPYSKEAWQYNIDLAKEALAKGFDEVQFDYVRFPDGKKSNMVFGDTSNKMMYETINEFLAEARKQMPNAVLSADVFAIICETPGDNEGIGQYLELIGKDIDYICPMAYPSHYALGQIINGTAFKKPDFEPYGVIKNTLVKAKTRFAKVDGPTPKVRTYLQDFDASWIGKGNWQRYGDEQIRQQIQGVYDAGYEEWFLWDPMNTYHEGALKKE, encoded by the coding sequence ATGAAAAAAATCCTGAGCAAGAAAAATCTACTGGTGGCATCCACAGTTATCGCTTCGCTGCTTCTATCGTCATGCGGTTCTACCTCCGGCACTCCGGAGAAGGAAGCCGACAAAATGCCTGGCTCCATTATAGCAGGTTCAAAACCATCAGGCACACAAATACAAACAAACATTCCACAGCCAACACCTACACCAGTCCCAGAAAAGAAGACAGTTAAAGCCAAAGGCCTTTACCTTACAGCATCTTCCGCTGGTGGAAGATTAAAGCACTATATCGAGCTTGCAAACACTACTGAAATTAACAGTTATGTCATTGACTACAAAAATGATGAAGGTATAGTAAGTGTTAATTCATCAGTTCCAGCAGCAAAGGAGGTTAAAGCCATTCAACCGATATATGATGCTGAGAAGGTAACCAAGGAGCTTCGTGACAACAATATTTATTCTATAGCTAGAATAGTTTGCTTTAAAGATCCATTCTTCTCTAAAGGTAAGCCTCAAGCTGCTATAAAGAATAAAAGCGGAGACTTATTTATCCACAATGGGGTAACATGGGTAAACCCTTACAGCAAAGAAGCATGGCAGTATAATATTGACCTTGCAAAAGAGGCTCTGGCAAAAGGTTTTGATGAAGTACAATTTGATTATGTTAGATTTCCTGATGGGAAAAAGAGCAATATGGTATTTGGGGACACTAGCAATAAAATGATGTATGAAACTATTAATGAATTTTTGGCTGAAGCAAGAAAGCAAATGCCTAATGCTGTTCTTTCTGCAGACGTATTTGCAATTATATGCGAAACCCCTGGGGATAACGAGGGTATAGGCCAATACCTTGAACTTATAGGAAAAGATATTGACTATATATGCCCCATGGCTTATCCATCCCATTACGCTTTAGGTCAGATAATCAATGGAACTGCATTCAAAAAACCCGACTTTGAACCCTACGGAGTTATTAAAAACACACTTGTAAAAGCTAAAACACGCTTTGCCAAGGTTGATGGACCTACACCAAAGGTAAGAACCTACCTACAGGATTTTGATGCCTCTTGGATAGGCAAGGGAAACTGGCAGCGTTATGGTGATGAACAGATAAGGCAACAGATACAGGGCGTTTATGATGCAGGCTATGAGGAATGGTTCCTATGGGATCCAATGAACACTTATCACGAGGGAGCTCTGAAAAAAGAATAG
- a CDS encoding transcriptional repressor — MDSRSINLSALLKEKGCKLTLQRQIILDIIGSCQEKHLSAEEIHDMVKKSNPDIGLATVYRTMLLFNEIGIVHKLDLDDGLGRYELNRQKSSHRHHHLICTSCNAVIEVEEDLLESLEQQILNEHGFIVKDHRVKFYGICSMCTTT, encoded by the coding sequence ATGGATTCTAGATCAATAAATTTAAGTGCCCTTCTCAAAGAGAAGGGGTGTAAACTAACCCTGCAAAGGCAGATTATCCTTGATATAATAGGAAGCTGCCAGGAAAAACATTTAAGTGCTGAAGAAATACACGATATGGTAAAAAAGTCTAACCCTGATATTGGCCTGGCAACCGTATACCGCACCATGCTTTTATTTAATGAAATAGGCATTGTCCATAAGCTTGATCTTGATGATGGGCTAGGTAGATATGAGCTTAACAGACAAAAAAGCAGCCATAGGCACCATCATCTTATTTGCACTTCCTGTAATGCGGTTATAGAAGTTGAAGAAGATCTTTTAGAATCTCTTGAGCAGCAAATACTAAACGAACATGGCTTTATCGTTAAGGATCATAGGGTAAAATTTTATGGTATCTGCAGCATGTGTACCACCACATAA
- a CDS encoding AMP-dependent synthetase/ligase — translation MKNGIEIYNKDGRRIVKGTGYYEPRVVKDLKELVDSARKYGNDIGFRYKDKSGKITGKTYTEFADDIDCLGTALISMGLKDASIAILSENRYDWGVCYLSVVNGVGVMVPMDKYLPAKEVENLIERGRVEAIFYSSSYQSVMDEVATSNNRIKCFICMDDIKDIKGDKSKFKSLSQIKDHGKKLLSKGDRSFVDAVIDRDKMSMLLFTSGTTSMAKGVMLSHANVASNVTSVTTDIKVYRNDVHLSLLPLHHTFENTVGFLFMVYSGVCIAYCDGIKYVQQNLKEYNVSILVAVPAIFEALYRKTMEGIKKSGKEKSFRTALKISGALRMVGIDLRKKLFKGIFSQLGPCLRLAVSGAAPLDKEVITGFEDIGFKILQGYGLTETSPVVAANNDFINIPGSIGYPLGGVEVTLDSMDENGMGEIMVRGKNVMLGYYENPEETKEVITPDGWFKTGDLGTVDDKGVIRITGRAKSMIVLANGKKAFPEEYEVLLNNIKGVKESFVWGNVASDGDVQVCAELVIDKEKLVEDKGQVPSEKELASMFEKAVKEINKDLPQYKIIRYFIMTNDEIIKTTTLKIKRPVEYEKIRGKLEKAGLEIRKASGKIF, via the coding sequence ATGAAAAATGGCATTGAGATTTATAATAAAGACGGCAGAAGGATAGTAAAGGGAACAGGATACTATGAGCCGAGAGTAGTAAAAGACCTCAAGGAGCTTGTTGACTCTGCAAGAAAATACGGTAATGATATAGGTTTTAGATATAAAGACAAGAGCGGAAAAATAACAGGCAAAACATATACGGAGTTTGCAGACGACATTGACTGCCTCGGTACGGCACTTATATCAATGGGTTTAAAAGATGCATCCATTGCAATACTGAGTGAAAATAGATATGACTGGGGGGTTTGCTATTTATCTGTAGTAAATGGTGTAGGAGTTATGGTGCCTATGGATAAATACCTTCCGGCAAAAGAGGTTGAAAACCTTATTGAAAGAGGAAGAGTTGAGGCTATATTTTACAGTTCATCCTACCAGAGTGTAATGGATGAGGTTGCAACTTCCAATAATAGAATAAAATGTTTTATATGTATGGATGACATTAAGGATATTAAAGGTGATAAATCCAAGTTTAAATCCTTAAGTCAAATCAAGGATCATGGAAAAAAACTTTTGAGTAAGGGTGACAGGTCTTTTGTAGATGCTGTTATAGATAGAGACAAAATGTCCATGCTTCTTTTTACATCAGGAACTACAAGCATGGCAAAAGGTGTAATGCTGTCCCATGCCAATGTTGCCAGCAATGTTACATCTGTCACAACTGATATAAAGGTGTACAGAAACGATGTGCACCTCTCATTGCTTCCGCTCCATCATACTTTTGAGAATACTGTAGGGTTTTTATTTATGGTATACAGTGGCGTTTGTATAGCTTATTGTGACGGTATCAAATATGTACAGCAAAATCTTAAGGAGTACAATGTATCTATATTGGTAGCGGTCCCAGCCATATTTGAAGCATTGTACAGAAAAACCATGGAAGGAATAAAAAAATCCGGCAAGGAGAAGTCGTTTCGTACTGCTTTAAAAATATCCGGTGCTTTAAGAATGGTTGGTATTGATTTAAGAAAGAAGCTATTTAAGGGCATATTCAGCCAATTGGGACCATGCTTAAGGCTTGCGGTATCTGGAGCGGCCCCCCTTGATAAAGAGGTTATAACTGGATTTGAGGATATAGGCTTCAAGATACTCCAGGGGTATGGATTGACTGAAACTTCACCTGTAGTAGCTGCTAACAATGATTTTATAAACATTCCGGGATCTATCGGTTATCCTTTAGGGGGAGTTGAGGTAACGCTGGACTCAATGGACGAAAACGGTATGGGTGAGATTATGGTTCGCGGTAAAAATGTTATGCTGGGCTATTATGAAAACCCGGAAGAAACAAAAGAGGTCATTACACCAGATGGATGGTTCAAGACAGGCGATCTGGGAACTGTAGATGATAAAGGGGTAATAAGGATTACCGGCCGTGCAAAATCCATGATAGTATTGGCCAATGGCAAAAAGGCATTTCCTGAAGAATATGAGGTGTTACTTAATAATATAAAAGGTGTGAAGGAATCTTTTGTATGGGGAAATGTTGCATCGGATGGTGACGTTCAGGTGTGTGCCGAGCTGGTTATAGATAAGGAAAAGTTAGTGGAAGATAAGGGACAGGTGCCTTCGGAGAAGGAACTGGCCTCAATGTTTGAAAAGGCAGTAAAAGAGATTAACAAGGATCTTCCCCAGTACAAAATCATTCGCTATTTTATAATGACTAACGATGAGATCATTAAGACTACAACCCTTAAAATCAAAAGGCCTGTGGAATACGAAAAAATTAGAGGGAAATTGGAAAAGGCTGGACTTGAAATAAGAAAAGCCTCCGGTAAAATATTTTAG
- the yihA gene encoding ribosome biogenesis GTP-binding protein YihA/YsxC, with amino-acid sequence MIIKNADFEITAVSPAQYPVSDFPEVAFVGRSNVGKSSILNTLTNRKNLARVGGTPGMTKTINFFNIDERMFFVDLPGYGYASVSKGKKSSWETIVEQYLFTRSNLKMVIMLLDIRHSPTKDDKIMYKWILDSEIPYIIVASKADKISKGQILKHVQVIRTELQISPDIKIIPFSSQTRQGKEDILEIIGTLL; translated from the coding sequence TTGATTATAAAAAACGCTGATTTTGAAATTACTGCGGTTAGTCCGGCACAGTATCCGGTGTCGGATTTTCCAGAGGTTGCTTTTGTAGGACGCTCAAATGTAGGTAAGTCTTCAATCTTGAATACATTGACCAATAGAAAAAATCTTGCCAGGGTGGGAGGCACTCCTGGAATGACTAAAACAATTAACTTTTTTAATATAGATGAAAGAATGTTTTTTGTTGACTTACCGGGCTATGGATATGCAAGTGTATCCAAGGGCAAGAAATCGTCATGGGAAACTATTGTAGAACAATATCTTTTTACAAGATCCAACCTCAAGATGGTAATTATGCTGCTTGATATAAGGCATAGTCCTACAAAAGATGATAAAATAATGTACAAATGGATATTGGATAGTGAAATACCCTATATAATAGTTGCATCAAAAGCCGATAAAATATCAAAGGGGCAAATTTTAAAGCATGTACAGGTTATTAGGACGGAGCTGCAAATATCTCCTGATATAAAAATAATACCGTTTTCATCCCAAACGAGGCAGGGCAAGGAGGATATACTTGAGATAATAGGAACTTTATTGTAA
- a CDS encoding DUF2752 domain-containing protein has product MAFRFHDGFYEVRMPCVFKTVSGYKCPSCGGTRSFAYMSKLSLVSAWNSNKATAMLYAFMALQIPYRLILIVRGSAPFQDRISRIGVGALILIGVIAVVQFVAQFI; this is encoded by the coding sequence GTGGCATTCAGATTTCATGATGGTTTTTATGAAGTCAGGATGCCATGTGTTTTTAAAACAGTTTCAGGATATAAATGTCCGTCATGTGGAGGTACAAGAAGCTTTGCTTATATGAGCAAGCTATCTTTAGTATCTGCATGGAATTCCAATAAGGCCACAGCTATGCTGTATGCCTTTATGGCACTACAAATACCCTATAGGTTGATATTAATTGTAAGGGGGAGTGCTCCGTTTCAAGATAGGATATCAAGAATTGGAGTAGGGGCTTTAATACTTATTGGTGTTATCGCTGTAGTACAATTTGTTGCTCAATTTATATAA
- a CDS encoding SDR family oxidoreductase, translated as MKKLEGKWALVTGSARGIGQQIAMGLAREGCNVIVHGRKKENCIKTLELLKEYGIKTDVVEGKLSKVDDIEKMIGEVKKNHNCIDILYNNAAIQNKWKEIYDITLDEWKETFMINFYSIVMTCNAFAPGMKERGFGRIINLTSGIKDIPQLAPYSVSKAAVDKYSMDLAADLRGTGVLVNFLDPGWLKTDLGGENAMHEVTTVLPGALVPALLDNDGDTGKFFCAQDFREDK; from the coding sequence ATGAAAAAGTTGGAAGGGAAATGGGCTTTGGTGACAGGATCTGCAAGAGGGATAGGACAGCAGATAGCAATGGGACTGGCAAGGGAAGGATGTAATGTTATTGTACATGGCAGAAAAAAAGAAAATTGTATAAAAACCTTGGAGCTTTTGAAAGAGTATGGTATTAAGACCGATGTGGTAGAAGGTAAGTTATCTAAAGTTGATGATATAGAAAAGATGATTGGCGAAGTTAAGAAAAACCACAACTGTATTGACATACTTTATAATAATGCAGCCATTCAGAATAAATGGAAAGAGATCTACGATATAACCCTTGATGAATGGAAGGAAACATTCATGATTAACTTTTACAGCATTGTTATGACTTGCAATGCCTTTGCTCCTGGAATGAAAGAAAGGGGATTCGGCAGAATAATCAACCTTACCTCGGGAATAAAGGACATACCTCAGCTGGCACCCTACAGTGTTTCAAAGGCTGCAGTAGATAAATATTCCATGGATTTGGCAGCAGATCTTAGAGGAACCGGAGTATTGGTAAACTTCCTGGATCCGGGTTGGCTTAAAACCGATTTGGGTGGTGAAAATGCAATGCATGAGGTTACAACAGTATTGCCAGGTGCACTGGTACCCGCTCTTTTGGATAATGATGGGGACACAGGAAAGTTCTTTTGTGCCCAGGATTTCAGAGAAGATAAATAA